From Bacillus spongiae:
AATAATATTTCTCTTATTTTCGTACCTTTCATATTTTTTGTTTACCATAATGTCCTTCAATAATCGAATGGTTTCATACACATCCTCATAGGTGCAATAAAGTGGTACAGGTGCTAAGCGAATAACGTTTGGTGATCGAAAATCTGGAATAACCCCTTCCGCTTTTAATGCTTTACAAATTCTTGCTGCTTCTTCATGCTCTAGAGAAATATGCCCCCCTCTAGTATGATCGGTTGTCGGATTTCCAATCGTAAACGAAAACTCCTCTAACTCTTCCTTAACAAGGTTCATTAAGTAAGTGGTTAACGATAATGACTTCTCTCGTAGCTTTACAATATTTGCTTCATTTATAATCTCCAATGCACCAATTAAAGGAGCAGCACTTAAAATATGAGGCGTCGCTATTTGAAAAGCGCCCGCTGTCTCAGCTGGGATAAAATCATGCTTCATATCAAACTGAACCGTCTTATTTGAACCAAACCAACCCGCTAACCCTGGCTCAATTCCATGATGCTTTTCATTCACATATAAAGCGCCAACTCCACCTGGTCCGCTATTTAAATATTTATATGTGCACCAATAAGCAAAGTCAACATCCCACTTACTAAAATAATGTGGGATAGCACCAATTGAGTGACAGCCATCAAAACCTATTAGGATACCACGTTTATGAGCCTCTTTTGTTAAGTATTCTATATTTAATAGCTGACCACTTCGATATAATACAGTTGGTAAAATAATAAGAGCAACCTCATCTGTCATTGCCTGAACAATATCCTCTTCCTTTAAAAATCGACCGTTCTCACTTTTTACTTGAACGAGGTGTTCTTGTGGGTCATATCCTTTTTGCTTTAACTGGCTTTTAATGGCATATATATCCGATGGGAAATTTAGCTCATCGCATAAAATTTTAGTCCTTTTTCCAACGGGTTTATAAAAAGTAGACAATAGCTGATGAAGATTCACTGTTGTGGAAGCGGTTACAATAACCTCTGTAGTTTTTGCCCCAACAAGTGGTGTCATTTTCTCCCCTAAAAACTCCGATAAATAAAACCATGGATAATCGCCTTCCGTCCATCCATCAATCCCTAATGTTTTCCATGATTCCATCACCTTTAATACTGCTTGCTCTGAACGTTTCGATAAAAGTCCAAGAGAATTGCCATCTAAATAAATGGTATCCGGTTGAAGATAAAATTCGTTTCGAAAGGATGCCAGCTTGTCTTGTTCATCTAATGATACTGCATAC
This genomic window contains:
- the kynU gene encoding kynureninase — protein: MKTPISYAVSLDEQDKLASFRNEFYLQPDTIYLDGNSLGLLSKRSEQAVLKVMESWKTLGIDGWTEGDYPWFYLSEFLGEKMTPLVGAKTTEVIVTASTTVNLHQLLSTFYKPVGKRTKILCDELNFPSDIYAIKSQLKQKGYDPQEHLVQVKSENGRFLKEEDIVQAMTDEVALIILPTVLYRSGQLLNIEYLTKEAHKRGILIGFDGCHSIGAIPHYFSKWDVDFAYWCTYKYLNSGPGGVGALYVNEKHHGIEPGLAGWFGSNKTVQFDMKHDFIPAETAGAFQIATPHILSAAPLIGALEIINEANIVKLREKSLSLTTYLMNLVKEELEEFSFTIGNPTTDHTRGGHISLEHEEAARICKALKAEGVIPDFRSPNVIRLAPVPLYCTYEDVYETIRLLKDIMVNKKYERYENKRNIIA